In a genomic window of Phycodurus eques isolate BA_2022a chromosome 2, UOR_Pequ_1.1, whole genome shotgun sequence:
- the LOC133417926 gene encoding zinc finger protein OZF-like: MCAKLVKDEECEEELCRQGRLLCEQPPRDVGEEDQRQSPHSIRKEEEPETPHVKDEAQEDQISKFPSTGVALKDEDDDGDRWGGSQAEDDVTSHSSDDDDDDEEHSKDVGEGALRPEQREREPPRVGAEEEQDDIGKFPLTVIVKSEDDDEEDGDGDHCGGDSLIAPLSDSDHITPHSSNDDDDDDDEHATDDMTRDTDNQHLKCPQCDKTFFHKSSLSAHARAHAGEKPFACSDCGKTFSVKKHLKVHSRTHTGEKPFACSVCGKRFTQKGHLQTHTRTHTGEKPFACSVCSNSFSAKGQLISHRRTHTGEKPFACSVCGKRFTQRRTLTTHTKTHTGEKTFACSVCNLSFSERSKLVAHTSTHTAEKPFCCSVCGKGFTRKCSLTTHTRTHTGEKPFSCIACEKRFHEKRELKRHKCEGAKSCRQ; the protein is encoded by the exons ATGTGCGCCAAGCTTGTGAAAGACGAAGAGtgcgaggaggaactttgtcgACAAGGTCGACTGCTTTGCGAGCAGCCGCCGCGTG ACGTCGGCGAAGAAGATCAGCGGCAGTCCCCGCACAGCATCAGAAAGGAGGAGGAGCCAGAGACGCCACACGTGAAAGACGAAGCGCAGGAGGACCAAATCAGCAAGTTTCCCTCGACTGGCGTCGCGTTGAAGGATGAAGACGACGACGGAGACCGCTGGGGAGGATCCCAAGCCGAAGACGACGTAACGTCGCACTCTtctgatgatgacgatgacgatgaagaACACTCCAAAG ACGTCGGCGAAGGAGCGCTCCGTCCTGAGCAGCGGGAGCGAGAGCCCCCCCGCGTCGGAGCGGAAGAGGAGCAGGACGATATCGGCAAGTTTCCATTGACTGTCATTGTGAAGAGCGAAGATGACGATGAAGAAGACGGTGacggagaccactgtggaggagaCAGCCTCATAGCgccactatcagatagtgaccACATAACGCCACACTCGTctaatgatgatgacgatgatgatgatgaacatgCAACAGACGATATGACACGTGACACTGACAACcaacatttgaaatgtcctCAGTGTGACAAGACGTTTTTCCACAAGTCGTCCTTGAGCGCACACGCAAGAGCGCAcgctggagaaaaaccttttgcttgctcaGATTGTGGTAAAACCTTCTCTGTAAAGAAACATTTGAAAGTGCACTCGAGGACacacaccggagagaaaccttttgcctgctcagtttgcggaaAAAGATTCACCCAGAAGGGACATTTACAGacgcacacacgaacacacactggagaaaaaccatttgcctgctcagtttgcagtAACAGCTTCTCTGCAAAAGGACAATTAATATCACACAGAAGAACacacaccggagagaaacctttcgcctgctcagtttgcggtaaaagattcactcaaaGACGCActttaacaacacacacaaaaacgcacactggggagaaaacGTTTGCCTGTTCAGTGTGCAACTTAAGTTTTAGCGAACGCTCCAAATTGgtcgcacacacaagcacacacactgcGGAAAAACCTTTTTGCTGCTCAGTTTGCGGGAAAGGATTCACTCGAAAATGCTCTTTAACAACGCACACGAGAACACACACCGGGGAGAAACCATTCAGCTGCATTGCGTGCGAGAAACGATTCCATGAAAAGCGTGAGCTGAAGAGACACAAGTGTGAAGGTGCGAAGAGCTGCCGGCAGTga
- the LOC133399406 gene encoding tryptophan 5-hydroxylase 1-like: MDITRSVPNRTAGGAGKAGATILFSLKNEVGGLVKALRTFQEKHVNLVHIESRKSKRRNSDFEIFVACDSDHHQLRELTQLLAQHANVVEITSQSHAGSAAAARRPDDECDVPWFPKKISDLDLCNQVLMYGSDLDADHPGFKDVVYRKRRNYFVDLARSYKHGDPIPRADYTSEEVQTWARVFRELNKLYPSHACKEFLKNLPLLAKHCHYKEENIPQLEDVSRFLKERSGFSVRPVSGYLSPRDFLAGLAFRVFHCTQYVRHSSDPFYTPEPDTCHELLGHVPLLAEPGFAQFSQEIGLASLGADDDAVRRLATCYFFTVEFGLCKQDGKLRAYGAGLLSSVGELKHALSGEAKIAPFDPRLTCDEECVITAFQNVYFVADTFDDAKNKMRDFAKRIRRPFSLRYNAYTQSVDVLKDSGSIRTLVEDLRHELHIVEDALNRLGSATV; this comes from the exons atgGACATCACCCGAAGCGTCCCCAACAGGACAGCAGGGGGCGCCGGGAAGGCCGGAGCCACCATCCTCTTCTCCCTCAAGAACGAAGTCGGCGGTCTGGTCAAGGCTCTCAGGACTTTCCAG GAAAAACACGTCAACCTGGTTCACATCGAGTCCCGCAAGTCCAAGCGCAGGAATTCCGACTTTGAGATCTTCGTGGCCTGTGACAGCGATCACCATCAGCTCAGAGAGTTGACGCAGCTTCTGGCCCAGCACGCCAACGTGGTAGAGATAACGTCGCAAAGCCACGCCGGCAGCGCCGCCGCCGCACGGAGACCTGACG ACGAGTGCGACGTTCCCTGGTTCCCCAAGAAGATTTCGGATCTGGACCTGTGCAACCAGGTTCTGATGTATGGCTCCGACTTGGACGCCGACCATCCG gGCTTTAAAGACGTCGTTTACCGCAAGAGAAGAAATTACTTTGTGGACTTGGCTCGGAGCTACAAACA CGGCGACCCGATCCCCCGCGCGGACTACACGTCCGAGGAGGTCCAGACCTGGGCTCGGGTGTTCCGGGAGCTCAACAAACTTTACCCCAGCCACGCCTGTAAGGAGTTCCTCAAAAACCTGCCTCTGCTGGCCAAACACTGCCACTACAAGGAGGAAAACATCCCCCAGCTGGAGGACGTCTCGCGCTTCCTCAAAG AGCGCTCGGGCTTCAGCGTCCGTCCGGTGTCGGGCTACTTGTCTCCGCGGGACTTCCTGGCAG GTCTGGCCTTCCGAGTGTTCCACTGCACTCAGTACGTCCGACACAGCTCCGACCCGTTCTACACGCCGGAACC ggacacgtGCCACGAGCTGCTGGGCCACGTCCCCCTGCTGGCCGAGCCCGGCTTCGCGCAGTTCTCGCAAGAGATCGGCCTGGCGTCGCTCGGAGCCGACGACGACGCCGTTCGCCGATTGGCCACG TGTTACTTCTTCACGGTGGAGTTCGGACTTTGTAAGCAGGACGGAAAACTTCGGGCTTACGGGGCCGGACTGCTCTCCTCCGTCGGCGAGCTCAAG cacgCGTTGTCGGGCGAGGCGAAGATCGCGCCGTTCGATCCTCGGCTGACGTGCGACGAGGAATGCGTCATCACCGCCTTCCAAAACGTTTACTTTGTGGCCGACACCTTCGATGACGCCAAGAACAAGATGAG GGACTTCGCCAAGCGCATCCGCCGGCCGTTCTCGCTGCGCTACAACGCGTACACGCAGAGCGTGGACGTGCTGAAGGACAGCGGCAGCATCCGAACGCTGGTGGAAGATCTGCGGCACGAGCTGCACATCGTGGAGGACGCCCTCAACAGGCTCGGCAGCGCCACCGTGTGA
- the LOC133417952 gene encoding acidic leucine-rich nuclear phosphoprotein 32 family member B-like isoform X3: MCARRVKEEECEEEFCKRRQHGAADVREEDLRPEKREPETPHVKDEEQQDEISRFPSTGVALKDEDDDGDRWGGSQAEDLSAPLSERDDVTSHSSDYDEAEADEDEDDDDDDDKDEHAKGQTRLALAWLAS, encoded by the exons ATGTGCGCGAGACGTGTGAAGGAAGAGGAGTGCGAGGAGGAATTTTGCAAGCGGCGTCAACACGGCGCAG CGGACGTCCGTGAAGAAGATCTTCGTCCTGAGAAGCGGGAGCCAGAGACGCCACACGTTAAAGACGAAGAGCAGCAGGACGAAATCAGCAGGTTTCCCTCGACTGGCGTCGCTTTGAAGGATGAAGACGACGACGGAGACCGCTGGGGAGGATCCCAAGCCGAAGACCTCTCGGCTCCGCTGTCGGAGCGTGACGACGTAACGTCGCACTCTTCTGATTATGACGAGGCGGAGgcggatgaggatgaggatgatgatgatgatgacgataaaGATGAACACGCcaaag
- the LOC133399407 gene encoding gastrula zinc finger protein XlCGF57.1-like, whose amino-acid sequence MCAGRVKEEEAGEEVCAAKEKERKRQLLDAFRQQPRVVLHRADLRPEKQTPQTPHVKRDEQEDPIAGLPLTGVTLKTADDEGDHCGGTRSEGVSAQRSDSDDVTSHSSDYDEEEEDERSKDVGEEDQRQSPHRIKKEEEPETPHVKDEEQEDQISKFPSTGVALKDEDDDGDRWGGSQAEDLSAPLSERDDVTSRSSDDDDDDDEEHSKGEMTCDTDNKCFQCSDCDCDKTLLKEHTRTNTGGKPFACSVCGKRFTQKRYLTIHTRSHTEEKAFVCSVCGKRFSTKSHLASHTKTHTGEKPFACSVCGKRFPSKSHLTEHTRTHTGEKPFVCSVCSKTFSRKAHLKNHTKTHTGDKPFACLVCGKRFIQRWSLPAHTRKHTGEKPFACSVCGKRFIQKGDLTSHTRIHTIEKHFVCSVCGKRFSSKKYLTIHARTHTGEKPFACLVCGQGFTDKGSLKRHTRTHTGDKPFACSVCGQTFTRKAHLKTHTRIHAGEKPFACAVCHQRLSSNSHLTRHIKTHTGEKPFACSVCGQTFTQRSSLTTHTRTHTGEKPFACSVCGQRFTQKGALTKHKPTHW is encoded by the exons ATGTGCGCAGGGCGCGTGAAAGAAGAAGAGGCCGGCGAGGAAGTTTGCGCCGCGAAAGAGAAGGAGCGCAAACGTCAACTCCTGGACGCCTTTCGCCAGCAGCCTCGAGTTGTGTTACACAGAGCAG ATCTTCGCCCTGAGAAGCAGACGCCGCAGACGCCACACGTGAAACGCGACGAGCAGGAGGACCCAATCGCCGGGTTGCCATTGACTGGTGTCACTTTGAAAACTGCAGACGATGAAGGGGACCACTGTGGGGGAACCCGATCAGAAGGCGTCTCGGCTCAACGGTCAGATAGTGACGATGTGACGTCACACTCATCTGActatgatgaggaggaggaggatgaacgGTCgaaag ACGTCGGCGAAGAAGATCAGCGGCAGTCCCCGCATAGGatcaaaaaggaggaggagccGGAGACGCCACACGTGAAAGACGAAGAGCAGGAGGACCAAATCAGCAAGTTTCCCTCGACTGGCGTCGCTTTGAAGGATGAAGACGATGACGGAGACCGCTGGGGAGGATCCCAAGCCGAAGACCTCTCGGCTCCGCTGTCGGAGCGTGACGACGTAACGTCGCGCTCTtctgatgatgacgacgatgatgatgaagaacacTCCAAAGGTGAAATGACGTGTGACACTGACAACAAATGCTTCCAGTGTTCTGATTGTGATTGTGACAAAACATTGTTGAAAGAACACACAAGAACAAATACGGGGggaaaaccttttgcctgctcagtttgtggcaaaaGATTCACTCAAAAGAGATACTTAACAATTCATACACGATCTCACACAGAAGAAAAAGCTTTcgtctgctcagtttgcggtaaaaGATTCTCTACAAAGTCACATTTAGCGagccacacaaaaacacacactggagaaaaaccttttgcctgctcagtttgcggtaaaCGATTTCCTTCAAAGTCACATTTAACagaacacacaagaacacacactggagaaaaaccttttgtctgctcagtttgtagTAAAACATTCTCTAGAAAGGCGCATttaaaaaatcacacaaaaacacacaccggagataaaccttttgcctgcttagtgtgtggtaaaagattcattCAAAGATGGTCTTTGCCTgcacacacaagaaaacacactggagaaaaaccttttgcctgctcagtttgtgggaaaAGATTTATTCAGAAGGGAGATTTAACAAGTCATACAAGAATACACACcatagaaaaacattttgtctgctcagtttgtggcaaaaGATTCTCGTCaaagaaatatttaacaatacacgcaagaacgcacactggtgaaaaaccttttgcctgcttagtttgtggtcaAGGATTCACTGATAAGGGAAGcttgaaaagacacacaaggacacacaccggagacaaaccttttgcctgctcagtttgtggtcaaacattCACTCGAAAGGCGCATTTAAAAACGCACACAAGAATACAcgctggagaaaaaccttttgcctgcgcAGTTTGTCATCAAAGATTATCTTCAAACTCACATTTAACAagacacataaaaacacacactggagaaaaaccttttgcctgctcagtttgcggtcaaacaTTCACTCAAAGAAGCTCGTTGACAacgcacacaagaacacacaccggtgagaaaccttttgcctgctcagtttgcggtcaaagattcactcagaaagGAGCTTTAACAAAACATAAGCCCACACACTGGTGA
- the LOC133417952 gene encoding oocyte zinc finger protein XlCOF6.1-like isoform X1, producing the protein MCARRVKEEECEEEFCKRRQHGAADVREEDLRPEKREPETPHVKDEEQQDEISRFPSTGVALKDEDDDGDRWGGSQAEDLSAPLSERDDVTSHSSDYDEAEADEDEDDDDDDDKDEHAKGDMTCHTDNKCFQCCHCDKSFDKKSSLKEHTRTHTGEKPFACSVCGKRFSRKAHLKIHTRTHTGEKPCVCSVCGKRFSTKSHLTRHTVTHTGEKPFACSVCAERFSIKSHLNEHTRTHTGEKPFVCSVCGKTFSRKAHLKNHTKTHTGDKPFACLVCGKRFIQRWSLTAHTRTHTGEKPFVCSVCGKRFIQKGDLTSHTRTHAVEKHFVCSVCDKRFTDKGSLKRHTRTHTGEKPFACSVCGQTFTRNTNLNTHTRIHTGEKPFSCSVCGQTFTQRRSLTAHTATHAGELQCVSENIA; encoded by the exons ATGTGCGCGAGACGTGTGAAGGAAGAGGAGTGCGAGGAGGAATTTTGCAAGCGGCGTCAACACGGCGCAG CGGACGTCCGTGAAGAAGATCTTCGTCCTGAGAAGCGGGAGCCAGAGACGCCACACGTTAAAGACGAAGAGCAGCAGGACGAAATCAGCAGGTTTCCCTCGACTGGCGTCGCTTTGAAGGATGAAGACGACGACGGAGACCGCTGGGGAGGATCCCAAGCCGAAGACCTCTCGGCTCCGCTGTCGGAGCGTGACGACGTAACGTCGCACTCTTCTGATTATGACGAGGCGGAGgcggatgaggatgaggatgatgatgatgatgacgataaaGATGAACACGCcaaaggtgatatgacatgtcacactgacaacaaatgCTTTCAGTGTTGTCATTGTGACAAATCATTTGACAAAAAGTCGTCGTTGAAAGAACACACGAGAACGCACaccggagaaaaaccttttgcctgctcagtttgcggtaaaagattctcgagaaaggcacatttaaaaatacacacaaggacacacactggagaaaaaccttgtgtctgctcagtttgcggtaaaagattctcgacaaagtcacatttaacgagacacacagtcacacacactggagaaaaaccttttgcctgctcagtttgtgctGAAAGATTCTCTATAAAGTCACATTTAAACGAacacacaaggacacacaccggagaaaaaccttttgtctgctcagtttgtggcaaaaCATTCTCCAGGAAggcacatttgaaaaatcacacaaagacacacactggGGATAAACCTTTCGCCTGCTTAgtgtgtggtaaaagattcattCAAAGATGGTCTTTGAcagcacacacaagaacacacactggcgaAAAGCCgtttgtctgctcagtttgtgggaaaAGATTTATTCAGAAGGGCGATTTAACGAGTCATACAAGAACACACGCcgtggaaaaacattttgtctgctcagtttgtgacAAACGATTCACCGAtaagggaagcttaaaaagacacacgaggacacacactggagaaaaaccttttgcctgctcagtttgcggtcaaacgTTCACCAGAAATACAAATTTGAACACTCAcacaagaatacacactggagagaaacctttttcctgctcagtctgTGGTCAAACCTTCACTCAGAGACGCTCTTTGACGGCGCACACGGCAACACACGCTGGTGAGTTGCAGTGTGTGTCCGAAAACATCGCGTGA
- the LOC133395157 gene encoding CD81 antigen-like, whose translation MGVEGCTKCIKYLLFFFNFIFWLAGCVILGVALWLRHEPQTSSLLEINFEGQQAPSTFYISVHILIAVGAVMMVVGFLGCYGAIQESQCLLGTFFACLVILFACEVAAGIWGFMHKDTVSKEMINYYDSIYDKAMTQSVTADAEKKRAAASVLKVFHETLSCCGKGQGTSLLTQFTDMLGVTDLCPSSGTPYSCHDRISELFSDKIYLIGIAALVVAVIMIFEMIFSMVLCCGIRNSPVY comes from the exons ATGGGCGTCGAAGGCTGCACCAAATGTATCAAGTACctgctcttcttcttcaacttcatCTTCTGG cTGGCGGGATGCGTGATTCTGGGCGTGGCCCTGTGGCTCCGACACGAGCCTCAGACCAGCAGCCTGCTGGAGATCAACTTTGAGGGACAGCAGGCGCCCAGCACCTTCTACATCA GCGTGCACATTCTGATCGCGGTGGGCGcggtgatgatggtggtgggcTTCCTGGGCTGCTACGGCGCCATCCAGGAGTCGCAATGCCTGCTGGGAACG TTCTTCGCCTGCCTCGTCATCCTGTTTGCCTGCGAAGTGGCCGCCGGAATCTGGGGCTTCATGCACAAAGACACC GTTTCCAAGGAGATGATCAACTATTACGACTCCATCTACGACAAAGCCATGACGCAGAGCGTCACCGCCGACGCGGAGAAGAAGAGGGCGGCCGCCTCCGTGCTCAAAGTCTTCCACGAGACG CTGAGCTGCTGCGGCAAGGGTCAAGGCACGTCCTTGCTGACGCAGTTCACGGACATGCTGGGCGTCACCGACCTCTGTCCCAGCTCCGGAACGCCCTAC AGCTGTCACGACCGCATCAGCGAGCTGTTCTCCGACAAGATCTACCTGATCGGCATCGCCGCCCTGGTGGTCGCCGTCATCATG ATCTTCGAGATGATCTTCAGCATGGTTCTGTGCTGCGGCATCCGCAACAGTCCCGTCTACTAG